A stretch of Synechococcus sp. WH 8020 DNA encodes these proteins:
- a CDS encoding trypsin-like peptidase domain-containing protein: MAAAVSRTLLARSMPWIGIGLVSLAMGGCGSSLRQRLGLEPEAKAPATLPEVSDGPRSAPLQPGRNVIVQAVERVGPSVVRIDTVKRVSNPLGNLFGGGPTTQKQAGQGSGFITRSDGLIFTNAHVVEGADKVAVTLPDGRSFNGRVLGGDPLTDVAVVRVVAEKLPIAPLGNSNNLKPGEWAIAIGNPLGLNNTVTAGIISAVDRTNAVGEGQRVPYIQTDAAVNPGNSGGPLINAAGQVIGINTAIRQAPGAGLSFAIPINLAERIAQQIISTGQASHPFIGVRLQSLTPQLAKEINATSNLCTVPELNGVLVIEVVEDSPAAKAGIKPCDLIRDVNGSAVNDPSEVQLAVDRGQVGQAMPLIVERDGEQQTLEVVPEELPRRG, encoded by the coding sequence ATGGCAGCTGCCGTCTCCCGCACCCTCCTGGCACGATCCATGCCCTGGATCGGGATCGGATTAGTCAGCTTGGCCATGGGAGGGTGTGGATCGTCCTTGCGTCAACGTCTTGGCCTAGAGCCTGAAGCGAAGGCACCCGCAACTCTGCCCGAAGTGAGTGATGGGCCGCGGTCGGCGCCGCTGCAACCTGGACGTAACGTCATCGTCCAAGCCGTTGAAAGGGTTGGTCCGTCGGTTGTACGCATCGACACCGTGAAACGAGTCTCCAATCCATTGGGCAACCTGTTTGGAGGCGGACCAACCACCCAAAAACAAGCTGGTCAAGGTTCAGGATTCATCACACGCTCTGACGGCCTGATCTTCACGAATGCGCACGTGGTGGAAGGCGCTGACAAAGTGGCTGTCACATTGCCGGACGGTCGCAGCTTCAATGGACGGGTTCTGGGCGGCGACCCTTTGACCGATGTTGCTGTGGTGCGCGTGGTGGCTGAAAAGTTACCGATTGCACCCCTTGGGAACTCCAACAACCTCAAACCCGGTGAATGGGCCATTGCGATCGGCAATCCTCTCGGTCTCAACAACACGGTCACAGCGGGCATCATCAGCGCTGTGGATCGGACCAATGCCGTAGGGGAAGGTCAGCGTGTTCCGTACATCCAAACCGATGCTGCTGTGAATCCAGGAAACAGCGGAGGGCCCCTCATTAATGCCGCCGGCCAAGTGATCGGCATCAACACAGCGATTCGCCAAGCGCCTGGCGCGGGACTGAGTTTTGCCATCCCGATCAACTTGGCCGAACGCATTGCCCAACAGATCATCAGCACGGGGCAGGCCTCTCACCCCTTTATCGGTGTACGACTCCAAAGCCTGACCCCCCAGTTGGCCAAGGAAATCAACGCCACGAGCAACCTTTGCACCGTGCCAGAGCTCAATGGCGTGCTCGTGATTGAAGTCGTGGAGGACAGCCCCGCAGCCAAGGCTGGCATTAAACCTTGTGATTTGATCCGAGACGTGAATGGCTCCGCTGTCAACGACCCCTCCGAAGTTCAGCTGGCCGTTGACCGAGGCCAGGTCGGTCAGGCCATGCCGCTGATTGTGGAACGAGATGGAGAACAGCAAACATTGGAGGTCGTACCCGAGGAGCTGCCACGCCGAGGATGA
- a CDS encoding TIGR04282 family arsenosugar biosynthesis glycosyltransferase, whose amino-acid sequence MSQSPIPTLVVMARWPASGRCKRRLAVDIGSERAAIVQQRLTAHTFAIAEALTEQGEVDVQVAMSGVSIRSAQRWLPCLPPCTLVDQGRGSLGARMLRQIQHARIGQPNKPVIVIGTDLADLCQNDLLHAIQRLQNQPLVLGPSADGGYWLLGLGSASTQLQLDALFTAVPWGSDKVLEITCARARELGLTPHQLRMKNDIDCLADLSSWQR is encoded by the coding sequence ATGAGTCAATCACCCATCCCAACACTCGTTGTGATGGCTCGCTGGCCAGCTAGCGGTCGCTGCAAACGTCGCCTGGCCGTCGACATCGGAAGCGAAAGGGCAGCCATCGTTCAGCAACGCCTCACCGCCCATACCTTTGCCATTGCTGAAGCGCTCACCGAGCAGGGTGAGGTGGACGTCCAGGTGGCGATGAGCGGTGTCAGTATCCGATCAGCCCAACGCTGGCTGCCCTGCTTACCGCCTTGCACCCTCGTGGATCAGGGTCGGGGATCACTGGGGGCGCGCATGCTCCGCCAGATTCAGCATGCGCGCATCGGACAGCCCAACAAGCCGGTGATTGTGATCGGAACCGATCTTGCAGATCTGTGCCAAAACGATCTGCTCCATGCCATCCAGAGACTGCAAAACCAGCCCTTGGTGCTTGGCCCCTCCGCAGATGGTGGCTATTGGTTGCTGGGGCTGGGCAGTGCGTCAACGCAGCTCCAGCTCGATGCACTTTTCACTGCCGTGCCATGGGGAAGCGACAAGGTCTTGGAGATCACTTGCGCTCGCGCTCGGGAACTAGGCCTCACACCCCATCAGCTCAGGATGAAAAACGACATTGATTGTCTTGCTGATCTGAGTTCATGGCAGCGATGA
- a CDS encoding TIGR04283 family arsenosugar biosynthesis glycosyltransferase: MSAETPTLSVVIPCLNEAERLPLLLADLQRWPLPIEITVVDGGSNDHSPRISALAGGCCITEYPPGRGRQLAAGARHSIQQNKGEWLLFLHADSRLPSHWGSSVLHRIQHPDAQRFAWFFDLRIQPSTPARRLLEAAISLRSRWCQQPYGDQGLLIHRSLYERSEGYAPLPVMEDLDLVQRLSPLTRLRALGLAVTTDGRRWERVGVLRRSLENAMLRHRWRRGESPARLAAEYYGKALSTNQLEYQKPQR, encoded by the coding sequence ATGAGCGCTGAGACTCCCACTCTCAGCGTGGTTATTCCCTGCCTCAATGAGGCGGAGCGTCTCCCGCTTCTCCTCGCTGACCTGCAACGCTGGCCTCTCCCGATCGAGATCACGGTTGTCGATGGTGGCAGCAACGATCACAGCCCTCGCATCAGCGCTCTTGCGGGTGGTTGCTGCATCACGGAGTATCCACCTGGTCGAGGCAGGCAACTTGCGGCAGGTGCCCGGCACTCCATCCAGCAAAACAAAGGCGAATGGCTTCTCTTTCTCCATGCAGACAGCCGTCTACCAAGCCACTGGGGAAGCAGCGTGCTGCATCGGATTCAACATCCAGATGCGCAACGATTCGCATGGTTTTTTGACTTGCGCATTCAACCCAGCACTCCGGCCCGACGCCTGCTGGAAGCGGCGATCTCTCTTCGAAGCCGCTGGTGCCAACAACCCTACGGAGATCAGGGACTCCTGATCCACAGGTCCCTCTATGAGCGCAGTGAGGGCTATGCACCCTTGCCAGTAATGGAGGATCTCGACCTCGTGCAGCGACTCAGCCCACTCACACGCTTGCGTGCTCTTGGCCTGGCGGTCACTACCGATGGCCGCCGCTGGGAACGGGTGGGCGTGTTGCGTCGCAGCCTTGAGAACGCCATGTTGCGGCATCGCTGGCGACGTGGGGAATCACCAGCTCGCTTGGCAGCGGAGTACTACGGGAAGGCCCTTTCGACCAATCAATTGGAGTACCAAAAACCACAACGATGA
- a CDS encoding GNAT family N-acetyltransferase, whose amino-acid sequence MTSTSSLTQEILVHSYGKEARICETSNTQLSLVFSQSRPMDLVELEQLLEAVGWSRRPVRRVRKALDNSLLRVGLWRHDPRIPRLVGFARCTGDGVLEATIWDVAVHPLYQGAGLGRQLMDYILEALREMGTERATLFADPGVLPFYDRLGWDLEPNGHRCGFWYSN is encoded by the coding sequence GTGACTAGCACTTCCTCTCTCACCCAAGAGATTTTGGTTCATTCCTATGGGAAAGAGGCTCGGATCTGTGAAACGTCTAATACCCAGCTCAGCCTGGTTTTTAGCCAATCTCGGCCGATGGATTTGGTAGAGCTGGAACAGCTTCTAGAGGCGGTGGGGTGGAGTCGCAGACCTGTTCGCCGCGTTCGTAAGGCTCTCGACAACAGCTTGCTTAGGGTGGGGCTATGGCGCCATGACCCACGTATTCCACGCTTGGTGGGCTTTGCACGCTGCACTGGAGATGGCGTTCTTGAGGCCACGATTTGGGATGTAGCTGTTCACCCCCTGTATCAGGGCGCTGGGCTTGGGCGTCAGTTGATGGATTACATCCTTGAGGCTTTAAGAGAGATGGGAACGGAGCGCGCCACGCTCTTTGCCGATCCAGGGGTGCTGCCTTTTTATGACCGACTTGGCTGGGACTTAGAGCCCAATGGTCATCGTTGTGGTTTTTGGTACTCCAATTGA
- a CDS encoding alpha/beta fold hydrolase, translating to MTSDLLLIAVHGWMLSRKVWAPFEDSWTRLDTSIPLWCPDLPGFGVESRPPQLRPTLVSYGQWLAGQIHARAKGRQVVLMGHSLGGSIALHAETYLRRKWDQPLSGLVMLAAGGGIYQPRPFRRLRFGGQLILRLRPAHLPGPIDKLGLFQAEQRAALGLLVNSTTRGAVKQIPNLVAGLKTDNLWISGEHDRVMEPGYVQHLAKYSDKHCLKELKKCGHLAMQSHPDLLAKTIHHWLIDQSLASPRS from the coding sequence ATGACCTCTGATCTTCTGCTGATCGCCGTGCACGGTTGGATGCTCAGCCGAAAGGTCTGGGCACCATTTGAAGACAGCTGGACTCGTTTAGACACCTCCATTCCTTTGTGGTGTCCTGATTTACCAGGATTTGGAGTGGAGTCTCGACCTCCCCAGCTTCGACCAACCTTGGTGTCCTACGGACAGTGGCTAGCGGGACAGATTCACGCTCGAGCCAAGGGTCGCCAAGTGGTCTTAATGGGCCACTCGCTGGGAGGAAGCATTGCCCTGCATGCGGAAACCTATCTTCGTCGAAAGTGGGATCAGCCACTCTCGGGCCTTGTGATGTTGGCGGCTGGAGGTGGGATCTACCAACCCAGACCGTTTCGACGTCTCAGGTTTGGAGGGCAATTAATTTTGAGACTTCGTCCCGCTCATCTTCCAGGGCCCATCGACAAGTTGGGGCTATTTCAAGCGGAACAACGCGCTGCACTGGGGCTTCTGGTCAACAGCACAACCCGAGGAGCGGTCAAACAGATTCCAAACCTGGTTGCGGGATTGAAGACCGACAACCTATGGATTAGCGGTGAACACGATCGCGTCATGGAACCCGGATATGTGCAACACCTGGCCAAATACAGCGACAAACACTGCCTAAAAGAACTCAAGAAGTGCGGACATCTGGCGATGCAGAGCCATCCGGACCTCCTTGCAAAAACGATTCATCATTGGCTTATCGATCAAAGCCTGGCAAGTCCACGCTCCTGA